GCCTCAGATCGCTGTGCCGGGTGACGAACAACAGGACGACGTCGAGCGGCGCGCGCACCCGGGCCACGAGCTCGACGCCGCTCGGGATCGGGTGGAGCCGGAACCCGTCCGGGGCCCCCGCGACCAGAACGCGCGAGCTCTCCCGCACGCCGAGCTTCTTCGGCAGCGGCGTCCCCGAATAGTCCCTATCCGTGTTGGCCACCAAACGATCGAACTGTACCGACGCGGACAGCTCGAAGGTGTGTCGACGGAAGGCGCGTGGGAGCATCGGTCGCGATGAGCGGGCGACTGTTCCTCGTCGGTACCCCGATTGGGAACCTCGGCGACATGACCGAACGCGCGAAAGAGACGCTCGCCGGCGTCGACGTCGTCGCGGCCGAGGACACGCGTCGCACCGGACGCCTGCTGTCGCGTTTCGGCATCAAGCGCCCGCTCGTCTCGCTGTTCAAGGGGAACGAAGCTCGCCGAACCGCGGAGCTCCTCTCGGGCCTTCGCGAGGGGAAGGACGTCGCGCTCGTCACCGACGCCGGCATGCCGCTGATCTCCGACCCCGGGCACCGGCTCGTTCGCGCGTGCGTCGACGACGGGATCGACGTCAGAGTCGTTCCGGGACCCTCAGCCGTCACGGCCGCGCTCGCGGTGTCCGGGCTCCCGAGCGACCGGTTCGTGTTCGAGGGGTTCCTGCCGAGGAAGGCGGGGGACCGGCGCGAGCGCCTTCGCTCGCTCGCGGACGAGCGGCGGACGATCGTCGTGTTCGAGTCGCCCGTACGGCTCGAGAGGCTGCTCCGCGACGTCCTCGAGGAGGTGGGCGACCGTCGGGTGGCGGTCGCACGCGAGCTCACCAAGTTGCACGAAGAGGTCGTTCGCGGACGTGCTTCCGAGGTGCTCGCGCGGGTGGCAGGGTCCGAGCCGAAGGGCGAGGTCGTCGTGGTCATCGAGGGACGCGCCTGGGGCAACGACGTCGCGCTTGCGGAGCTGGTCGGGGAGGCTCGCCGGCTGGTCGACGAAGGGATGCGCAAGCGCGAGGCGGCGTCCAGCGTGGCGAAACGCCACGACGCAAGCGCGAACGCGATCTACGAGGAGCTCATCCGACCGGGGTCGTAACCATCCCCACGAACGGCTCGAACGCCTCGGCTACCATGGCTCGCACCATGGGTCGAGACGTCTTCTACATCACCACGCCGATCTACTACCCGAACGACGTTCCCCACATCGGCCACGCCTACAACGCCGTTGCGACCGACTTCATCGCCCGGTACCACCGGCTGCGCGGCGAGGAGGTGTTCCACCTCACCGGTACGGACGAGCACGGCCTCAAGCTCCAGCGGGCCGCCGAGGCGGCGGGGATGGAGCCGAAGGCCTGGGTCGACCAGATGGAGCCGCGCTGGCGCGAGGTCTGGGCTCGCCTGGACATCGCCTACGACGACTACATCCGCACGACGGAACCTCGCCACGTCACCGCCGTCCAGCGGCTGCTGCGGGCCGTCCACGACAACGGCCGCGACGACATCTACCTCGGCATCTACGAGGGCCTGTACTGCGTCTCGTGCGAGCTCTACTACACGGAGGACGAGCTCGTCGACGGCAAGTGCCCGATCCACGGCCGGCCCGTGGAGCACGTCCGCGAGGAGAACTACTTCTTCCGGCTTTCCGCGTACGCCGATCGTTTGCTCGCGTGGTACGGGGAAGACCCCTCCCGGATCGAGCCGGAGACCCGACGCAACGAGGTCCTCTCGCTCATCAGGGGCGGGCTCCAGGACTTCTCCATCAGCAGGACCAACTTCGACTGGGGCATACCGTTGCCGTGGGATCCGAACCACGTCTGCTACGTCTGGTTCGACGCCCTCACGAACTACATCACCGCCGCCGGATACGGCAGCGACGAGGCGCGGTTCGCCCGAGTGTGGCCGGCGAACATCCACCTGATCGGCAAGGACATCCTCCGCCAGCACGCCGTCTACTGGCCGGCCATGCTGATGGCCGGCGGGGTCGAGCCGTTTCGCCAGGTGTGGGCCCACGGGTATCTGACCGTCGGCGGGAAGAAGATGTCCAAGACCAACGCCACCGGCATCCACCCGTTCGAGCTCCTCGACCACTTCGGCGTGGACTCCTACCGGTACTACTTCATGCGGGAGATCCAGTTCGGCCAGGACGGGAGCTTCTCGTGGGAGTCGATGGTCGACCGCCACAACGCCGACCTGGCAAATGGGTTGGGGAACCTGGCCAGTCGAGTGCTGGCCATGTTCGGTTCCTACTTCGACGGCGTCGTTCCGGCGACTCCCGGTGACGACACCGACCTGCCCAAGGTGATCGAGGAGTCCCGGCGCAGATATGACGAGCTGATGGGCACGCTCGCCCTCGGCTCGGCGCTCACGGCCGTTTGGGACATCGTCGGGCGCGCGAACCAGTACCTCGTCGAGCGCGAGCCGTGGCAGATCGCCAAGGACGACGAGCGCCGGGACGAGCTCGCGGCGGTCCTCTATACCGCCGCAGAGACGCTGCGGATCCTCGCGGTGTTGATCTCGCCGATCATGCCGACCGCGGCCGCGGCGTTGTGGTCGGACCTCGGGATCGACGAGCCGCTCCACGCACAGCGCCTCCCTCACGCCGCGCGGTGGGGTGGACTCGCACCTGGGACGAAGACGTCGAAAGGGGAGGCGCTGTTCCCGCGTCTCGACTCCTGAGTGAAGGTTGTCGCGCTCACGTTTCACGTGCGACCCATGCCCTCGAGTGGCGGTACACATGGGGCGCGTTCGTGACGCCGGGCGCCGATCGATCCTTCGACTAGCCGTCGAGGAACCGTGACCGAGGGTGCTCGCTCCGACGGCAACCCTGCACTCGGACTGAAGACGTCCGCGATCGATACGCACTGCCACCTCTTCTTGATCGAGCGCGACCCTGCCGACGTGCTGTCGGAGGCTCGCGGAGCCGGCGTGGAGCGCATCGTCTGCCCGGGTATCGACCTGGACTCGAGCCGTCGCGCCGTCGAGCTCGCAGAGTCCCTGGAAGGCGTGTTCGCGACCGCGGGAACCCACCCGCACGACGCGTCTGGGTTCGACCTGGAAGCCGCGGCCCGGACCGCGGAGCTCCTGGCGCTCGAGCGCGTCGTCGCGGTGGGCGAGTGCGGGCTCGACTTCTTTCGGATGCGATCTCCGCGAGAGGACCAGATACGAGCGTTCCGAGTGCACGTCCGTCTCGCTCGCGAGGCGCACCTGCCGATGGTCGTTCACGTCCGTGACGCGTGGGAGGACGTCCTTCGAGTCCTCGATGAGGGCGGCGTCCGCGACGTCGTCCTTCACTGCTTCACGGGTGACGTCGCCACCGCGCGCGCGTGCGCCTCGCGCGGCTGGTACCTCTCGTTCGCGGGGAACGTGACCTACCCGAAGAACGCCAACATTCGCGACGCCGCCGCGGCGATCCCCCTGGATCGACTCTTGGTCGAGACCGACAGCCCGTTCCTCGCGCCACAGCGGCTCCGAGGTCGCGACAACGCGCCGGCGAACGTCGTCGACGTGATCGAGACGGTCGCCACCGCCCGCGGCGAAGCCGTCGAGGACGTCCGCGCGGCCACGCTAGCCAACGCGTTCGCGGCGTTTCCCCGCCTTCGATAGCGGTACCCACACCCCGGGGACCGGTGGAAAACCCGTGGAAAGGATGCTCTTTCAAGTTTGCCTTGAAGGTTGAGGGTTTGATACGGTCCTCGCGCTCACCTAGGAGGCTTCGGCACCGGCCCCGGCCGCTTTCCCCCCGAAGCCTTCCTTCATAGGAGGAGTGGCATGCCGGTGCGACCCTCGCGGGTCCGGAGGCTCCGGGCTCGCAAGGCGGTGGGGAACGTGGCCCTGACGGGTGCAGCCGTCGTGCTCGCCGTCGGGTACATCGCCGTCCAGAAGACAGTGACGTTGGTGGTCGAGGGGGAGCCCGAGGTGGTTCGGACGATGAGCGCAAACGTCGGCGAGCTCCTCGACACCGAGGGCGTGGTCATCGGTTCCGGCGATGTCGTGACGCCTCCGAAGGCGACTCCCCTTTCGGACGGCATGACGGTTGAGGTGGATCACTTCGCGGAAGCGTTCGTCGCTCCCGCGCCACAGGATGTGGGGGTCTGGGTGATGGACGGGGTGCCGGGGCCGCTCGGATCGAACGCGGCTCGAAGCACCGAGGTGATGTTCTCTGCGGGTTACCCGGCCGGAAGGTCGGAGGTGGTGGACGCGCGCGTCGTGGTGATGGGGAAGGACCTCGACGTGCTCACGAACGCCCCCTCCGTCGGCAAGCTCCTCTCGGCCATGGGGATCGAGCCCGACCGGTGGGACCGCGTCCATCCATCACCCAAGACCCCCCTTCAACGGAACATGCAGGTTCGGTTCACCGCGATCGATTACAGGATCAACGAGGTCCAAGTTCCGATCCCCTTCACCACGTACACGTCTCGCTCGGACGAGATCGCGCCCGGCGAGATTCAGATGGTTCGCGCCGGCGTAAACGGCGTGATGATGGAGCGCTACGAGATCAAGCTCGTGAACGGCGAGCCATATGCTCGTACGCTGCTTTCGCGCGAGGTGCTGAGTGAGGCGGTCGCCGCCAAGCGGATCATCGGTCGAGAGCGCGCCGTCCCCACCACGGACCCTCAGACGCAGGTCGGCGAGGCCAGCTGGTACTCGTTCGCGCCGGGCGACGGACTGACCGCGGCGCATCCGTGGTTGCCGTTCGGTACGGTGGTCAGGGTCACGAACATCGCGAACGGCAACTCGGTCACGGTGGTGATCAACGATCGCGGACCCTTCGGTGGACGCATCATCGACCTCAGTGAAGAGGCATTCGCCCGTATCGCCCACCTCGGCGAGGGCGTCGTCCAGGTCCGGCTCGTCTGGTAACGCGCTCGGGCGTTCAGCCCTTCGCGCACTCGCCGCTCGTTACGGGATCGCTCCGTCGAAAGCGCTCGGGCAACACTTCCTGGCCGACCCGAACCTCGCGCGTGCGATCGTCGCCGACGCCGGCGTGGGCGCCGGCGACCGAGTCCTGGAGATCGGCGCCGGGCTCGGCTCGCTCACGGTCGCGCTCGCGGAAGCCGGCCCGAACGTCCTCGCCATCGAGTTCGACCGCCGTCTCGTTCTCGCGCTTCGCGACGTGGTGGCCGGGTGGCCCTCGGTCCGGGTGGAGGAGATCGACGCGATGCACGCGGACTGGCACGCGCTCCTCGGCGAGGGCGTGTGGCGGATGGTGTCGAACCTTCCCTACAACGTGTCCGTGCCGCTCGTGGTCGACCTCGTTGAGGGTGTCCCGGCGATCGACCGGTACCTCGTGATGGTCCAGCGAGAAGTCGGGGATCGCTTCGTCGCGTCTCCTGGAGAGGACGAGTACGGCCCGGTCACCCTTCGGATCGGGTACCGCGCCGAGGCCGAGATCGTCAGGCGCGTTTCGGCCAGCGTGTTCTGGCCGACCGCGAGCGTGGATTCCGTCCTGGTGCGGATCGAGCGGCATCCCCCGCGCGTTGACGTCGATCCGGTTGCGCTGTTCCGCGTGATCGATACCGGATTCGCCCAGCGCCGCAAGACGATGGCGAACGCGCTCAGGCGGCTGGGGCTCGATGCAACCGCCGCTGCCGCCGTGCTACGGCGGTGTGACATCGATCCGTCCGCTCGAGCGGAGGGATTGTCGCTGGACGAGTTCGCGTCCGTTGCGGATGCGATGCTTGAAACGGGGTGGCGGCCGTGACGTCGAAGACGATCCACCGGGAGGCCTTCGCGAAGATCAACGTGTTCCTCCGGGTGCTCTCGTCGCGCGATGACGGCTACCACGACGTCGAGAGCCTCGTCCTCCCGATCTCGTGGTCCGACGCCGTGACCGTCCGCCCGGACGAGCGTCTGCGCGTTGAGGTCCGCGGGGCACCGGCGATGTCGGGGGAGACTCCGGCCGGTGGGATGAACCTCGCACTCGTCGCCGCGCTGGGCCTCGCCGATGTCTGTTCGAAGGCGGGCGGCGCGCTCATCGAGATCGAGAAGCGCATCCCGCTCGCGGCGGGGCTCGGCGGCGGCAGCGCTGATGCCGCGGCGACGATCCACGCACTGAACGAGCTGTGGGGATGCCGGCACGACCCCGCAACGCTCACCCAGGTGGCCGAGCGCGTCGGCTCCGACGTCCCGGCGATGCTCCTGGGAGGGCCGGTGCTGATGTCGGGGCGAGGCGAGTTCCTCGCGCCGGCCGACGTGGCGACCTTCTGGTGGGTCGTCGTGCAGCACGGGTTCGGCGTTCGGTCACCCGATGCGTACCGTTGGTGGGACGAGGCCGGCGCCGAGCCAGGGCCGGATCCAGAACCGGCGCTCGACGCTGCCGCTGCGGGTGACGCGAAGGGGCTCGGCGCGGCTATGTTCAACGACCTCG
The genomic region above belongs to Actinomycetota bacterium and contains:
- the rsmI gene encoding 16S rRNA (cytidine(1402)-2'-O)-methyltransferase → MSGRLFLVGTPIGNLGDMTERAKETLAGVDVVAAEDTRRTGRLLSRFGIKRPLVSLFKGNEARRTAELLSGLREGKDVALVTDAGMPLISDPGHRLVRACVDDGIDVRVVPGPSAVTAALAVSGLPSDRFVFEGFLPRKAGDRRERLRSLADERRTIVVFESPVRLERLLRDVLEEVGDRRVAVARELTKLHEEVVRGRASEVLARVAGSEPKGEVVVVIEGRAWGNDVALAELVGEARRLVDEGMRKREAASSVAKRHDASANAIYEELIRPGS
- the metG gene encoding methionine--tRNA ligase, whose amino-acid sequence is MGRDVFYITTPIYYPNDVPHIGHAYNAVATDFIARYHRLRGEEVFHLTGTDEHGLKLQRAAEAAGMEPKAWVDQMEPRWREVWARLDIAYDDYIRTTEPRHVTAVQRLLRAVHDNGRDDIYLGIYEGLYCVSCELYYTEDELVDGKCPIHGRPVEHVREENYFFRLSAYADRLLAWYGEDPSRIEPETRRNEVLSLIRGGLQDFSISRTNFDWGIPLPWDPNHVCYVWFDALTNYITAAGYGSDEARFARVWPANIHLIGKDILRQHAVYWPAMLMAGGVEPFRQVWAHGYLTVGGKKMSKTNATGIHPFELLDHFGVDSYRYYFMREIQFGQDGSFSWESMVDRHNADLANGLGNLASRVLAMFGSYFDGVVPATPGDDTDLPKVIEESRRRYDELMGTLALGSALTAVWDIVGRANQYLVEREPWQIAKDDERRDELAAVLYTAAETLRILAVLISPIMPTAAAALWSDLGIDEPLHAQRLPHAARWGGLAPGTKTSKGEALFPRLDS
- a CDS encoding TatD family hydrolase → MTEGARSDGNPALGLKTSAIDTHCHLFLIERDPADVLSEARGAGVERIVCPGIDLDSSRRAVELAESLEGVFATAGTHPHDASGFDLEAAARTAELLALERVVAVGECGLDFFRMRSPREDQIRAFRVHVRLAREAHLPMVVHVRDAWEDVLRVLDEGGVRDVVLHCFTGDVATARACASRGWYLSFAGNVTYPKNANIRDAAAAIPLDRLLVETDSPFLAPQRLRGRDNAPANVVDVIETVATARGEAVEDVRAATLANAFAAFPRLR
- a CDS encoding RlpA-like double-psi beta-barrel domain-containing protein codes for the protein MPVRPSRVRRLRARKAVGNVALTGAAVVLAVGYIAVQKTVTLVVEGEPEVVRTMSANVGELLDTEGVVIGSGDVVTPPKATPLSDGMTVEVDHFAEAFVAPAPQDVGVWVMDGVPGPLGSNAARSTEVMFSAGYPAGRSEVVDARVVVMGKDLDVLTNAPSVGKLLSAMGIEPDRWDRVHPSPKTPLQRNMQVRFTAIDYRINEVQVPIPFTTYTSRSDEIAPGEIQMVRAGVNGVMMERYEIKLVNGEPYARTLLSREVLSEAVAAKRIIGRERAVPTTDPQTQVGEASWYSFAPGDGLTAAHPWLPFGTVVRVTNIANGNSVTVVINDRGPFGGRIIDLSEEAFARIAHLGEGVVQVRLVW
- the rsmA gene encoding 16S rRNA (adenine(1518)-N(6)/adenine(1519)-N(6))-dimethyltransferase RsmA → MKRHSPVSPTSARASSRSGSSGNALGRSALRALAARYGIAPSKALGQHFLADPNLARAIVADAGVGAGDRVLEIGAGLGSLTVALAEAGPNVLAIEFDRRLVLALRDVVAGWPSVRVEEIDAMHADWHALLGEGVWRMVSNLPYNVSVPLVVDLVEGVPAIDRYLVMVQREVGDRFVASPGEDEYGPVTLRIGYRAEAEIVRRVSASVFWPTASVDSVLVRIERHPPRVDVDPVALFRVIDTGFAQRRKTMANALRRLGLDATAAAAVLRRCDIDPSARAEGLSLDEFASVADAMLETGWRP
- the ispE gene encoding 4-(cytidine 5'-diphospho)-2-C-methyl-D-erythritol kinase produces the protein MTSKTIHREAFAKINVFLRVLSSRDDGYHDVESLVLPISWSDAVTVRPDERLRVEVRGAPAMSGETPAGGMNLALVAALGLADVCSKAGGALIEIEKRIPLAAGLGGGSADAAATIHALNELWGCRHDPATLTQVAERVGSDVPAMLLGGPVLMSGRGEFLAPADVATFWWVVVQHGFGVRSPDAYRWWDEAGAEPGPDPEPALDAAAAGDAKGLGAAMFNDLEAAVTKRHPQIETTKDELLQRGALGAVMTGSGSSVVGLASDRAHAEELAAAIPNAVVASGPPSLAG